A single Tenacibaculum sp. 190524A02b DNA region contains:
- the thiS gene encoding sulfur carrier protein ThiS: MITIKVNDTQKEFSDTTTLEGLINNLQVKTNGIAIAVNGSVVKKDNWSSQQLQNNDTVLIIKSTQGG, from the coding sequence ATGATAACCATAAAAGTAAACGACACACAAAAAGAGTTTTCAGATACCACAACACTAGAAGGATTGATTAATAACCTACAAGTTAAAACCAATGGTATTGCCATTGCCGTTAACGGAAGTGTTGTAAAAAAAGACAACTGGAGCTCACAGCAACTACAAAACAACGATACCGTTTTAATTATCAAGTCAACCCAAGGAGGATAA
- a CDS encoding alpha/beta hydrolase has product MKKRLIILSDLWGKQNANWVKNYKELLADTCDIIFYDSCELAEINTSVYEEEKLHTQFVNGGIELAVKNLLKLEERKPISILAFSVGGVIAWKYALINKNVNYLCCISSTRLRYEVAKPTCYIDLLYGTKDTFIPNEKWFVLLGVSVKMIDGFHEVYKEVKAINLIVENLRKYLS; this is encoded by the coding sequence ATGAAGAAAAGATTAATTATTCTTTCAGATTTATGGGGAAAGCAAAATGCAAATTGGGTAAAAAATTACAAAGAGCTATTAGCGGATACATGCGATATTATTTTTTATGATTCATGTGAGCTAGCAGAGATAAATACTAGTGTTTATGAAGAAGAAAAGTTGCATACACAATTTGTAAATGGAGGAATTGAACTTGCCGTTAAAAACTTATTGAAACTAGAAGAAAGGAAACCTATTTCCATTTTAGCTTTTAGTGTTGGTGGAGTTATTGCTTGGAAGTACGCTTTAATTAATAAAAATGTAAATTATTTATGTTGTATATCATCTACTAGATTACGATATGAGGTTGCCAAACCAACATGTTATATAGATTTACTTTACGGAACAAAAGATACTTTTATACCCAATGAAAAATGGTTTGTTTTACTAGGTGTTTCTGTAAAAATGATAGATGGGTTTCATGAGGTTTATAAGGAAGTGAAAGCGATTAATTTGATTGTAGAAAATCTAAGAAAATACTTAAGTTAA
- a CDS encoding four helix bundle protein — MGKTATFEDLLVWQKGHLFVLKIYQLTKNFPTEEVYGLTSQFRRAAISITANIAEGYKRINNKEKLRFYNISQASLEECRYFLILSKDLNYVDNITQEKKLIEEVSKMLNAYVRSILNNTTK, encoded by the coding sequence ATGGGAAAAACAGCAACATTTGAAGACTTATTAGTTTGGCAAAAAGGACATCTTTTTGTATTAAAAATATACCAACTCACTAAAAACTTCCCCACAGAAGAAGTTTATGGACTAACCTCACAATTCAGAAGAGCAGCCATATCTATTACAGCAAACATAGCAGAAGGCTATAAGCGAATTAACAATAAAGAAAAGTTACGCTTTTATAACATATCACAAGCATCACTAGAAGAATGCCGTTATTTTCTAATACTATCAAAAGACTTAAATTATGTAGACAACATCACTCAGGAGAAAAAACTAATAGAGGAAGTAAGTAAAATGCTCAACGCATATGTCAGAAGTATCCTTAATAACACAACTAAATAA
- a CDS encoding FAD-binding and (Fe-S)-binding domain-containing protein, which yields MIQKEQLTTLAQQLTGELLFDDLHKNIYATDASVYRKIPLAVAFPKNKEDIQQLISFAAKNNTTLIPRTAGTSLAGQCVGDGIVVDVSKHFTNLLAFDEANKTITVEPGIIRDDLNRFLKPYGLFFGPNTSTSNRCMIGGMVGNNSSGSTSIRYGVTRDKVLAIEGLLSDGSEVTFKEVSSQEFKQKRLEDSLEGKIYKAIYNELSQENIQQEIKKEFPKESIHRRNTGYAVDEFLHADLFGGTETVINPAKFLSGSEGTLVFSTAITIQLDDLPPSKSIMVCPHFTSVNESLKATVTAMKHNLYTCELMDKVILDCTKNNREQVKNRFFLQGDPEAVLMLEVSAETIEEAEALADELIKDLKQNNFGYHHPKVYGEDIGKVHYLRKAGLGLLGNIVGDKKAVACIEDTAVALEDLPEYIEEFTQIMTKYNQDAVYYAHAGAGELHLRPILNLKKQEDVVLFRKITTETAELVKKYKGSFSGEHGDGIVRAEFIPLMIGDNNYQLLRRIKKAFDPNNVFNKGKITDAFAMDKNLRYEIDRKEPEIKTIQDFSDSEGILKLAEKCNGSGDCRKSPEAGGTLCPSYRATRNETETTRARANTLREVLTNNTAKNKFDSKELKKVLDLCLSCKACASECPSNVDIASMKAEFLYQYQETNGYSFRSKLFANNAKYNKLGSKIPILTNFFTNTLIAKKIMGVATERTVPKLSKQPLDAWLKKHSPKKSAKAVYLFNDEFTNFYDTEIGKDTVFVLEKLGYEVKNVKHEESGRSYISKGFLKEAKEIANKNVATFKNLITEETPLIGIEPSAILTFRDEYIRLADDKLNAQSIAKNTFTIEEFLAKEHKNNNIDTNLFTSNAKELKIHGHCHQKALSSTHASFSILNIPKNYKVTIMNTGCCGMAGSFGYEKEHYKVSMQVGEDTLFSKIRNCSTTTEIAAAGTSCRHQIYDGTKRIAKHPITILKEALS from the coding sequence ATGATACAAAAAGAACAACTTACAACTTTAGCACAACAACTAACTGGAGAGTTATTATTTGATGACTTGCACAAAAACATTTATGCTACAGATGCTTCTGTATATCGTAAAATACCTTTAGCAGTTGCTTTTCCTAAAAACAAAGAAGACATTCAGCAACTTATTTCTTTTGCTGCTAAAAACAACACCACCTTAATTCCACGAACAGCTGGAACTTCTCTCGCAGGACAATGTGTTGGTGATGGGATTGTGGTAGATGTTTCTAAACATTTTACCAACTTATTAGCTTTTGACGAAGCTAACAAAACCATTACTGTTGAGCCAGGAATTATTAGAGATGACTTGAATCGTTTTTTAAAACCCTATGGTTTATTCTTTGGCCCTAATACCTCAACTTCAAATCGCTGTATGATTGGTGGTATGGTAGGTAATAATTCTTCTGGTAGTACCTCTATTAGGTATGGAGTAACTAGAGATAAAGTTTTAGCAATAGAAGGTTTGTTAAGTGATGGTAGTGAGGTTACTTTTAAAGAAGTTTCTTCTCAAGAATTTAAACAAAAACGATTAGAAGACTCTTTAGAAGGAAAAATATACAAAGCTATTTACAATGAACTTTCTCAAGAAAACATACAACAAGAAATAAAAAAAGAATTTCCTAAAGAAAGTATTCATAGAAGAAATACTGGATATGCGGTAGATGAGTTTTTACATGCTGATTTATTTGGCGGAACGGAAACCGTAATTAATCCAGCAAAATTTTTATCAGGTAGTGAAGGAACCTTAGTCTTTTCAACAGCTATAACGATACAGTTAGACGACTTACCTCCTAGCAAAAGCATTATGGTTTGTCCACATTTCACCAGTGTAAATGAAAGCCTTAAAGCTACGGTTACAGCTATGAAGCACAATTTATACACTTGTGAGTTGATGGATAAGGTTATTTTAGATTGTACAAAAAATAACCGTGAACAAGTAAAAAACCGATTTTTTTTACAAGGTGATCCTGAAGCTGTTTTAATGTTAGAAGTAAGTGCTGAAACTATAGAGGAAGCAGAAGCTTTAGCTGATGAATTAATTAAAGATTTAAAACAAAACAATTTTGGGTACCATCACCCAAAAGTATATGGAGAAGACATTGGTAAAGTTCACTATTTACGTAAAGCCGGTTTAGGTTTATTAGGCAATATAGTAGGTGATAAAAAAGCAGTAGCCTGTATTGAAGATACAGCTGTGGCACTAGAAGATTTACCTGAATACATAGAGGAATTCACACAAATAATGACCAAATACAATCAGGATGCGGTTTATTATGCACATGCTGGTGCTGGAGAATTACATTTACGCCCTATCCTAAATCTTAAAAAACAAGAAGATGTTGTTTTATTTAGAAAAATTACCACAGAAACAGCTGAACTTGTAAAAAAATACAAAGGCTCTTTTAGCGGTGAACATGGTGACGGGATTGTACGTGCGGAATTTATTCCTTTAATGATTGGTGATAATAACTACCAACTATTAAGACGTATAAAAAAGGCTTTTGACCCTAATAATGTTTTTAACAAAGGTAAAATTACAGATGCCTTTGCGATGGATAAAAATTTACGTTATGAAATTGATAGAAAAGAACCTGAAATTAAAACCATTCAAGATTTTTCTGATAGTGAAGGAATTTTAAAACTAGCTGAAAAATGTAATGGCTCTGGTGATTGTAGAAAATCTCCTGAAGCTGGAGGTACTTTATGTCCTAGCTACCGTGCTACTCGTAACGAAACAGAAACCACAAGAGCTAGAGCAAATACTTTGAGAGAAGTACTTACCAACAATACTGCTAAAAACAAATTTGATTCTAAAGAGTTAAAAAAAGTTTTAGACCTATGTTTAAGCTGTAAAGCCTGCGCTAGTGAATGTCCTAGTAATGTAGATATTGCTTCTATGAAAGCCGAATTTCTATACCAATACCAAGAAACAAATGGGTATTCTTTTAGAAGTAAGTTATTTGCCAACAACGCTAAATACAATAAACTAGGAAGTAAAATTCCAATACTTACCAACTTTTTTACCAACACTCTCATTGCTAAAAAAATAATGGGAGTAGCTACAGAACGTACTGTTCCAAAACTATCTAAACAACCTTTAGATGCTTGGTTAAAAAAACATTCACCTAAAAAGAGTGCTAAAGCTGTGTATTTATTTAACGATGAATTCACAAATTTTTACGACACAGAAATAGGGAAAGACACTGTGTTTGTATTAGAAAAGTTAGGATATGAAGTAAAAAACGTAAAACACGAAGAAAGTGGGCGTAGTTACATATCAAAAGGTTTCTTAAAAGAAGCTAAGGAAATAGCCAATAAAAATGTGGCTACTTTTAAAAATTTAATTACCGAAGAAACACCTTTAATTGGTATTGAACCATCTGCTATACTAACTTTTAGAGATGAGTATATCCGATTAGCTGATGATAAATTAAATGCGCAATCTATAGCTAAAAACACATTTACTATAGAAGAGTTTTTAGCAAAAGAGCATAAAAACAACAATATTGACACCAACCTATTTACTTCTAACGCTAAAGAGTTAAAAATTCACGGACATTGTCACCAAAAAGCTTTATCAAGTACGCATGCCTCTTTTAGTATTTTAAACATTCCTAAAAACTATAAAGTAACCATTATGAATACTGGTTGTTGTGGTATGGCAGGGTCTTTTGGTTACGAAAAAGAACACTATAAAGTAAGTATGCAAGTAGGAGAAGACACCTTATTTTCTAAAATACGAAACTGTAGTACTACTACTGAAATAGCAGCAGCAGGCACAAGCTGTCGTCATCAAATTTATGACGGAACAAAACGAATTGCCAAACACCCAATCACTATTTTAAAAGAGGCCTTGTCATAA
- a CDS encoding flagellar motor protein MotB, which yields MKRLTILAAVAILATSCVSKKKYVALEQKYNDTKGTLQKTAFEKKELEAKFAKIEKRVENYNEKINSLKDLNSDLKKENDVKLDMVGNTVISNSMKQKMRETLANVDPAALAEAKTLKDSMNVAISHRLKQSVDVSDLENSDDVNVDIDKTVVMISVSDKMLFNTASYRVNRNAHKILKKLADIIKSEPSMDVMIEGHTDSRTISNNVIQDNWDLSVKRATSIVRILEKKYGVEASRLIASGRGSSMPLVDNTTRENRARNRRTRIVILPNLDKFFGLLAKEEKITP from the coding sequence ATGAAACGATTAACAATACTAGCGGCAGTAGCAATTTTAGCAACTTCATGTGTTTCAAAAAAGAAATACGTTGCTTTAGAACAGAAGTACAATGATACTAAAGGGACTTTGCAAAAGACAGCTTTTGAAAAAAAGGAATTGGAAGCTAAGTTTGCTAAGATAGAGAAGAGGGTAGAAAATTATAATGAGAAAATTAATTCTTTAAAAGATTTAAACTCTGATTTAAAGAAAGAGAATGATGTAAAATTAGATATGGTTGGAAATACAGTGATATCTAATTCAATGAAGCAAAAAATGCGTGAGACATTGGCAAATGTTGATCCAGCAGCGTTAGCGGAAGCTAAAACGTTAAAGGATTCTATGAATGTTGCTATTTCTCATAGATTAAAGCAATCGGTTGATGTTTCTGATTTGGAAAATTCTGATGATGTAAATGTAGATATCGATAAAACAGTAGTAATGATTTCTGTTTCAGATAAAATGTTATTTAATACAGCAAGTTATCGAGTAAATAGAAATGCGCATAAAATTCTTAAAAAGTTAGCAGATATTATCAAGTCTGAACCAAGTATGGATGTAATGATTGAAGGTCATACGGATTCTAGAACGATTAGTAATAATGTTATTCAAGATAACTGGGATTTAAGTGTTAAAAGAGCGACTTCTATTGTACGTATTTTAGAGAAGAAATATGGAGTAGAAGCAAGTAGATTAATAGCGTCAGGAAGAGGGTCTTCTATGCCATTAGTTGATAACACTACTAGAGAAAATAGAGCAAGAAACAGAAGAACTAGAATAGTTATTTTACCTAATTTAGATAAGTTCTTTGGTTTATTGGCTAAAGAAGAGAAAATTACCCCTTAA
- a CDS encoding thiamine phosphate synthase has protein sequence MLIVLTSEQEIKNEAILLNQLFKNGLEILHLRKPTFDIEGYRNLLKKINPKYYQNIMIHEHHELCLEFGLKGIHLQEQPRINLGSKLQEYVNSFQNKSQELKAKSHTVSSSFHDPEILNNCTTDFDYHILSPVFSSISKKGYEGKGFDVNTINKKIIGMGGVNTTSIPKVFALGYSGIGVLGGIWNAENPIESFKEIKKQFEKYIN, from the coding sequence ATGTTAATCGTACTAACATCAGAACAAGAAATAAAAAATGAAGCTATACTTTTAAATCAACTATTTAAAAATGGTTTAGAAATATTGCATTTAAGAAAACCTACTTTTGATATAGAAGGATACAGAAACCTGTTAAAAAAAATAAATCCCAAGTACTATCAAAACATCATGATTCATGAGCATCATGAATTATGTTTAGAATTTGGTTTGAAAGGCATTCATTTACAAGAGCAGCCCAGAATAAACTTAGGTAGTAAACTACAAGAGTACGTAAACAGTTTTCAAAATAAAAGCCAAGAGCTAAAAGCCAAAAGCCATACAGTAAGCAGTTCCTTTCATGATCCTGAAATTTTAAATAATTGTACAACCGATTTTGATTATCATATATTAAGCCCTGTTTTTTCTTCCATTTCTAAAAAGGGATATGAAGGAAAAGGCTTCGATGTAAATACAATCAATAAAAAAATAATCGGTATGGGAGGTGTTAACACAACAAGCATTCCTAAAGTATTCGCTTTAGGTTATAGCGGAATTGGTGTATTAGGAGGCATTTGGAATGCTGAAAATCCTATAGAAAGTTTTAAGGAAATTAAAAAGCAATTTGAAAAGTATATTAATTAG
- the thiE gene encoding thiamine phosphate synthase, with the protein MISKLHYITQGETPGIHIENIQKACSAGAEWVQLRLKDVAPKVLLETAKEAREITAHYQTRLIINDHYQVAKEINADGVHLGKTDTCPLKARKHLGKLFTIGGTANTLEDCNILINKKVDYIGLGPYQFTETKKNLSPVLGTNGYKLIIEELKQQIPIVAIGGITLKDVPSIIQTGVHGIAVSGEITKNFNVITAFHQLLKAPSTNEQVYKLGK; encoded by the coding sequence ATGATAAGTAAACTACACTACATAACACAAGGAGAAACCCCAGGTATCCATATAGAAAACATACAAAAAGCATGTTCAGCTGGCGCAGAATGGGTACAACTTAGATTAAAAGATGTAGCTCCTAAAGTACTATTAGAAACCGCTAAAGAAGCTAGAGAAATAACAGCTCATTATCAAACTCGATTAATTATAAACGACCACTATCAAGTTGCTAAAGAGATAAATGCAGACGGAGTACACTTAGGAAAAACGGATACCTGTCCTTTAAAAGCTAGAAAACACCTTGGTAAGCTATTCACCATTGGAGGAACAGCCAACACTTTGGAAGACTGCAATATACTAATCAATAAAAAAGTAGATTACATAGGTTTAGGTCCCTACCAATTTACTGAAACGAAAAAAAACTTAAGCCCTGTATTAGGCACAAACGGATATAAATTAATCATTGAAGAATTAAAACAACAAATTCCTATTGTAGCAATTGGAGGCATCACCTTAAAAGATGTTCCTAGTATAATTCAAACAGGAGTTCATGGAATTGCTGTTTCAGGAGAAATCACCAAAAACTTCAATGTAATTACAGCATTTCATCAACTCTTAAAAGCACCTAGTACTAATGAACAAGTATACAAACTAGGGAAATAA
- a CDS encoding thiazole synthase, protein MHTPLNIADKTFNSRLFTGTGKFSSSPLMKEALLASESELITVALKRVDVQNEEDDILTHLNHSRINLLPNTSGVRNAKEAVFAAELSREALETNWVKLEIHPDPRYLLPDPIETLKAAEELVKKGFIVMPYIHADPVLCKRLEEVGTQCVMPLGAPIGSNKGLKTLEFLEIIIEQSNVPVIVDAGIGAPSHAAHAMEIGADAVLVNTAIAVSQNPVAMAKAFKMAVEAGRMAYEAKLAPVKTQAEASSPLTSFLS, encoded by the coding sequence ATGCACACACCACTAAACATAGCAGATAAAACATTCAATTCACGTTTATTCACAGGAACAGGAAAATTCAGTTCCTCACCACTAATGAAAGAAGCTCTATTAGCTTCCGAAAGTGAATTGATAACCGTAGCACTGAAACGCGTAGATGTTCAGAATGAAGAAGACGATATCCTTACGCATTTAAACCATAGTAGAATTAACCTATTACCTAATACCTCTGGAGTTAGAAATGCTAAAGAAGCTGTTTTTGCCGCTGAACTCTCAAGAGAAGCTTTAGAAACCAATTGGGTAAAATTAGAAATTCACCCAGACCCAAGATACCTACTACCCGATCCTATAGAAACCTTAAAAGCTGCTGAAGAACTGGTAAAAAAAGGATTTATAGTAATGCCTTATATCCATGCGGATCCAGTATTATGCAAACGACTAGAAGAAGTAGGTACACAATGCGTAATGCCTTTAGGTGCCCCAATAGGCAGTAACAAAGGATTAAAAACATTAGAATTTTTAGAAATCATTATAGAACAATCCAATGTTCCCGTAATAGTAGATGCAGGAATCGGAGCCCCATCACACGCAGCACACGCTATGGAAATAGGAGCAGATGCCGTATTAGTAAACACCGCAATCGCAGTCTCACAAAATCCAGTAGCCATGGCAAAAGCATTTAAAATGGCAGTAGAAGCAGGAAGAATGGCATATGAAGCAAAACTTGCTCCAGTTAAAACACAAGCCGAAGCCAGTAGCCCACTAACCTCATTCTTATCATAA
- the ctlX gene encoding citrulline utilization hydrolase CtlX has product MKQTTNTILMVRPASFRMNEQTAVNNYYQQNLGTMLPASINAKAQEEFDVFVGKLRAAGVVVVVVEDTKEPDTPDALFPNNWISFHENGDVAVYPMFAENRRLERREDVLEILEEKGFVIENVVDYSEAEEEEVYLEGTGSMILDRANRKAYCALSPRADEELFIEFCEDFEYTPVVFTANQTVANAREAIYHTNVMMCVAETFAVVCLDAIDDKKEKKNLIKHLKSDGKEVIAITENQVVQFAGNMLQVVGEHEERYLVMSASAYNSLTVSQLKAIEKHCEIIHSSLETIETCGGGSARCMMAEVFLPKN; this is encoded by the coding sequence GTGAAACAAACTACCAATACTATACTAATGGTTCGTCCAGCTAGTTTTAGAATGAACGAGCAAACCGCTGTAAACAATTATTATCAACAAAATTTAGGAACTATGTTGCCTGCTAGCATCAATGCGAAAGCACAAGAAGAGTTTGATGTATTTGTTGGTAAACTAAGAGCAGCTGGCGTTGTTGTGGTAGTAGTTGAAGACACTAAAGAACCCGATACACCAGATGCATTATTTCCGAATAACTGGATTTCTTTTCATGAGAATGGTGATGTTGCTGTATATCCGATGTTTGCAGAAAACAGACGTTTGGAAAGGAGAGAGGATGTGTTAGAAATTTTAGAAGAAAAAGGATTTGTTATAGAAAATGTGGTTGATTACTCAGAAGCGGAAGAGGAGGAAGTCTATTTAGAAGGAACAGGAAGTATGATTTTAGATAGGGCAAATAGAAAAGCCTATTGTGCTTTGTCGCCAAGAGCAGATGAGGAATTGTTTATCGAGTTTTGTGAAGATTTTGAATATACGCCTGTTGTTTTTACAGCCAATCAAACGGTTGCTAATGCTAGAGAAGCTATTTACCATACCAATGTAATGATGTGTGTTGCTGAAACTTTTGCAGTGGTTTGTTTGGATGCTATTGATGATAAGAAAGAGAAAAAAAATCTTATAAAGCATTTAAAGTCTGACGGAAAGGAAGTTATCGCAATTACAGAAAATCAAGTGGTGCAATTTGCAGGGAATATGTTACAAGTGGTTGGTGAGCATGAAGAGCGTTATTTGGTGATGAGTGCTTCTGCTTATAATTCGCTAACAGTAAGTCAACTAAAAGCTATAGAAAAGCATTGTGAAATAATTCATAGTTCTTTAGAAACTATTGAAACCTGTGGAGGAGGAAGTGCACGTTGTATGATGGCTGAGGTGTTTTTACCTAAAAATTAG
- a CDS encoding hydroxymethylpyrimidine/phosphomethylpyrimidine kinase — translation MKHILTIAGIDPSSGAGLTSDIKTFEAHGLYGLAVCTAVTVQNDIDFKQCTWIDPKVILHQIQTLFERFEITVVKIGIIQSWEVLLEITQLLKTLNPTIKIIIDPILKASAGFNFHTKDNLEVFEKVMHNCYFLTPNYDEIKALFPKKSIEETIDFIAERTNIYLKGGHRTDKKGWDEVYHNKIVKINIPPIASTVHEKHGSGCVLSSALAANIAKEISFEDIFKNVKSYTEQFLNSNDSLLGEHSYANNKVMK, via the coding sequence ATGAAACACATACTAACCATAGCAGGTATAGACCCATCAAGTGGAGCAGGGTTGACTTCAGATATTAAAACATTTGAAGCACATGGTTTGTATGGTTTAGCAGTTTGTACGGCTGTTACGGTTCAAAACGACATTGATTTTAAACAATGCACATGGATAGATCCAAAAGTTATCTTACATCAAATCCAAACACTTTTTGAACGCTTTGAAATAACAGTAGTAAAAATAGGAATTATACAATCTTGGGAAGTCTTATTAGAAATTACTCAATTACTAAAAACACTAAATCCAACTATTAAAATAATAATAGACCCAATTTTAAAAGCAAGTGCTGGTTTTAACTTTCATACCAAAGATAACTTAGAAGTTTTTGAAAAAGTAATGCACAATTGTTATTTCCTAACCCCAAATTATGATGAAATAAAAGCCCTCTTTCCTAAAAAATCAATTGAGGAAACAATAGACTTTATTGCTGAGAGAACCAATATTTATTTAAAAGGAGGACATAGAACAGATAAAAAAGGCTGGGATGAAGTTTATCATAACAAAATTGTAAAAATAAACATTCCACCTATAGCCAGTACTGTACATGAAAAACACGGAAGCGGTTGTGTACTATCATCAGCATTAGCAGCCAACATAGCCAAAGAAATTAGTTTTGAAGATATTTTTAAAAACGTAAAAAGCTATACAGAACAATTTCTAAACTCTAACGATTCGTTATTAGGTGAACACAGCTATGCAAACAATAAAGTCATGAAATAA
- the thiC gene encoding phosphomethylpyrimidine synthase ThiC: protein MKKKDTAPKQDGITRNPFPNSKKIYVSGKIHPQIKVAMREIELSDTVDSMTKKRTPNEPVTVYDTSGPYTDPNKEINIHNGLERIRQQWILDRDNVEQLDAFTSEYCNERLNDASLDHLRFNHLKKPLRAKKGENVTQLHYAKKGIITPEMEYVAIRENQRIDEMTRLSKQHPGQDFGASIPEKITPEFVREEVARGRAVIPSNINHPEAEPMILGRNFLVKINANIGNSATTSSIEEEVEKAVWAARWGADNIMDLSTGKNIHETREWIVRNSPVPVGTVPIYQALEKVNGVAEDLTWEIFRDTLIEQAEQGVDYFTIHAGVRLAYVPMTAKRITGIVSRGGSIMAKWCLAHHKESFLYTHFEEICEIMKAYDVAFSLGDGLRPGSIADANDEAQFAELETLGELTKIAWKHEVQCFIEGPGHVPMHMIKANMDKQLEACGEAPFYTLGPLTTDIAPGYDHITSGIGAAMIGWFGCAMLCYVTPKEHLGLPNKDDVRTGVVTYKLAAHAADLAKGHPGAQHRDDALSKARFEFRWEDQFNLGLDPELAREYHDETLPAEGAKIAHFCSMCGPKFCSMKISQEVRDFAAANKIEGNEVFAKGMEEKSKEFKDKGSEVYL, encoded by the coding sequence ATGAAGAAAAAAGACACTGCGCCAAAGCAAGACGGAATTACTAGAAATCCATTTCCAAACTCAAAAAAAATATACGTCTCAGGAAAAATCCACCCTCAAATTAAAGTAGCCATGCGTGAAATAGAACTGAGTGACACAGTGGATTCTATGACCAAAAAAAGAACGCCAAACGAACCTGTTACCGTATACGATACTTCTGGACCATATACAGACCCAAACAAAGAAATCAATATTCATAATGGGCTTGAAAGAATACGTCAACAGTGGATTTTAGACAGAGATAATGTAGAGCAATTAGATGCATTTACCTCTGAATACTGTAATGAACGATTAAATGATGCTAGTTTAGATCACTTACGTTTTAACCACCTTAAAAAACCATTACGCGCTAAAAAAGGAGAAAATGTAACCCAATTACACTACGCTAAAAAAGGAATTATTACCCCTGAAATGGAATACGTTGCCATTCGTGAAAACCAACGTATTGATGAAATGACCCGTTTATCAAAACAACATCCAGGGCAGGATTTTGGAGCTAGCATTCCTGAAAAAATCACTCCAGAATTTGTTCGTGAAGAAGTAGCAAGGGGTCGCGCTGTAATTCCTTCAAATATAAATCACCCAGAAGCAGAACCTATGATTTTAGGTAGAAACTTCTTAGTTAAAATTAACGCCAATATTGGTAACTCTGCCACTACCTCATCTATTGAAGAAGAAGTAGAAAAAGCAGTTTGGGCAGCACGTTGGGGAGCAGATAATATCATGGATTTATCTACAGGTAAAAACATTCATGAAACACGTGAGTGGATTGTCCGTAACTCACCAGTACCCGTAGGAACCGTACCTATTTACCAAGCTTTAGAAAAAGTAAACGGCGTTGCAGAAGATTTAACTTGGGAAATTTTTAGAGACACCTTAATTGAACAAGCAGAACAAGGTGTAGATTACTTTACCATTCATGCAGGAGTACGTTTAGCCTATGTACCTATGACAGCAAAACGTATTACAGGAATTGTATCTCGTGGTGGATCTATCATGGCTAAATGGTGTTTAGCACATCATAAAGAAAGCTTCTTATACACACACTTTGAAGAAATCTGTGAAATTATGAAAGCCTATGATGTTGCTTTCTCTTTAGGAGATGGTTTACGTCCGGGTTCTATTGCTGATGCTAATGATGAAGCACAATTTGCAGAACTAGAAACTTTAGGAGAATTAACTAAAATAGCTTGGAAACACGAAGTACAATGTTTCATAGAAGGTCCAGGACACGTCCCAATGCATATGATTAAAGCCAATATGGACAAACAATTAGAGGCTTGTGGCGAAGCTCCTTTCTATACATTAGGACCTTTAACCACAGACATTGCACCAGGTTATGACCACATTACTTCAGGAATTGGAGCGGCAATGATTGGTTGGTTTGGTTGTGCTATGTTATGCTATGTAACTCCAAAAGAACATTTAGGATTACCTAATAAAGACGATGTACGTACAGGAGTAGTTACCTATAAATTAGCAGCACATGCCGCTGATTTAGCAAAAGGACATCCGGGAGCACAACATAGAGATGACGCCTTAAGTAAAGCTCGTTTTGAATTCCGTTGGGAAGATCAGTTTAATTTAGGTTTAGACCCGGAATTAGCTCGTGAATATCATGATGAAACTTTACCTGCTGAAGGGGCTAAAATTGCACACTTCTGCTCTATGTGTGGGCCAAAATTCTGTTCAATGAAAATATCACAAGAAGTACGTGATTTTGCAGCAGCCAATAAAATTGAAGGAAACGAAGTGTTTGCTAAAGGAATGGAAGAAAAATCAAAAGAATTTAAAGACAAAGGTTCAGAAGTATATTTATAG